In a single window of the Necator americanus strain Aroian chromosome X, whole genome shotgun sequence genome:
- a CDS encoding hypothetical protein (NECATOR_CHRX.G23921.T2), with the protein MSVSNRTAPGLDRIRPEHLKSLPPVLINTLARLFTRYLSECKVPKQWKTSKTVLLYKKGDPHPSADRPRQLSSNLPIDEGQPCEQAGFRKGFSTIDHIHTVSKLIEVSREYKMPLSLTFIDLKKAFDSVETEAVVEVLDNQGVPTQYIKGDTISPKIFTATVENAMRKLEWDDMGVKVDGRQLHHLRFADDIVLITPSISQAERMLTEFDEKCGCMGLQLNLQKTMFMRSGWVSDAPFTLNGTNISECTSYVYLGRELNMMNDLTPELGRRRRAAWGAYKSIEDVVKKTRITWLRAHLFNTTVLPALTYASQTWAFRKQEENAVGVIERAIERVMLRVSRFEQVRDGIRSSLLHQRSKIRDAAAFAKESKIRWVGHVMRFNDNRWTRAVSDWVPRDIKRTTGRPPTRWSDFFTKSFKKSVMLFVSHAKGGTTGLLWHASGANGRITGARSTSLKINGSQGDQGKRKEEEEQKCKRCQRKREEEKS; encoded by the exons aTGTCGGTAAgtaatcgtacggcacccggtctcgacagaataagaccagaacacctgaagagccttccgccagtactcatcaacaccctggcgaggctctttacacgttatctgtcggaatgcaaggttcctaaacagtggaagaccagcaagaccgtgttgttgtataaaaagggagatccacatccCTCGGCGGATCGAcctcggcaactatcgtccaatctgcctatt gacgaaggacagccatgcgagcaagcagggtttcgaaaaggattcagcacgattgaccacattcacactgtttcgaaactcatcgaggtatcacgagagtacaagatgccgctctctCTCACCtttatcgacttgaagaaggccttcgactcagttgagacggaagcggtcgtggaagtcttggacaaccaaggtgtccctactcagtacataaag ggtgatacaatttcacccaaaatattcacagccaccgtcgagaacgcaatgcgaaagttggaatgggacgacatgggagtgaaagttgatggtcggcagctacaccatttgcgctttgctgatgacatcgtactgataacacctagcatcagccaagcggaacgaatgctgaccgaattcgacgaaaaatgtggatgcatgggtcttcagctgaacctacAAAAAACAATGTTCATGCGGagcggatgggtctcggatgccccattcacgctcaacggaacgaacatatccgaatgcaccagctacgtttatctgggtcgggaactgaacatgatgaacgacctgacccccgagctgggcaggaggagacgagcggcttggggagcgtataaaagcatcgaggatgtagtgaagaagaccaggatcacctggctccgtgctcacctcttcaacaccaccgtacttcctgctttgacctatgcttcgcaaacctgggcatttcgcaagcaggaagaaaatgcggtgggcgtcattgaacgcgcaattgagagagtgatgctaagagtatcccgtttcgagcaagtgagggacgggattcgaagttctctcctacatcagcgatcgaagattagagacgccgccgcgtttgccaaggaaagtaaaataaggtgggtcggacacgtgatgcgctttaatgacaaccgttggaccagagccgtgagcgactgggttccccgcgatattaagcgcactacaggaagaccgccaacacgatggtcagatttcttcacgaagtccttcaaaaaaagtgtgatgctcttcgtgtcccacgcgaaaggaggaaccactggactactctggcacgcgagcggggcaaatggaagaattactggcgcccgctcgaccagtttgaagatcaacgggagtcaaggtgatcaag GGAaacggaaagaagaagaagagcaaaaGTGCAAAAGATGTCAAAGGAaacgtgaagaagaaaaatcatga
- a CDS encoding hypothetical protein (NECATOR_CHRX.G23921.T1) yields MRKLEWDDMGVKVDGRQLHHLRFADDIVLITPSISQAERMLTEFDEKCGCMGLQLNLQKTMFMRSGWVSDAPFTLNGTNISECTSYVYLGRELNMMNDLTPELGRRRRAAWGAYKSIEDVVKKTRITWLRAHLFNTTVLPALTYASQTWAFRKQEENAVGVIERAIERVMLRVSRFEQVRDGIRSSLLHQRSKIRDAAAFAKESKIRWVGHVMRFNDNRWTRAVSDWVPRDIKRTTGRPPTRWSDFFTKSFKKSVMLFVSHAKGGTTGLLWHASGANGRITGARSTSLKINGSQGDQGDHRK; encoded by the coding sequence atgcgaaagttggaatgggacgacatgggagtgaaagttgatggtcggcagctacaccatttgcgctttgctgatgacatcgtactgataacacctagcatcagccaagcggaacgaatgctgaccgaattcgacgaaaaatgtggatgcatgggtcttcagctgaacctacAAAAAACAATGTTCATGCGGagcggatgggtctcggatgccccattcacgctcaacggaacgaacatatccgaatgcaccagctacgtttatctgggtcgggaactgaacatgatgaacgacctgacccccgagctgggcaggaggagacgagcggcttggggagcgtataaaagcatcgaggatgtagtgaagaagaccaggatcacctggctccgtgctcacctcttcaacaccaccgtacttcctgctttgacctatgcttcgcaaacctgggcatttcgcaagcaggaagaaaatgcggtgggcgtcattgaacgcgcaattgagagagtgatgctaagagtatcccgtttcgagcaagtgagggacgggattcgaagttctctcctacatcagcgatcgaagattagagacgccgccgcgtttgccaaggaaagtaaaataaggtgggtcggacacgtgatgcgctttaatgacaaccgttggaccagagccgtgagcgactgggttccccgcgatattaagcgcactacaggaagaccgccaacacgatggtcagatttcttcacgaagtccttcaaaaaaagtgtgatgctcttcgtgtcccacgcgaaaggaggaaccactggactactctggcacgcgagcggggcaaatggaagaattactggcgcccgctcgaccagtttgaagatcaacgggagtcaaggtgatcaaggtgatcataggaaataa